In Rhodamnia argentea isolate NSW1041297 chromosome 11, ASM2092103v1, whole genome shotgun sequence, one genomic interval encodes:
- the LOC115731844 gene encoding auxin-responsive protein SAUR23-like, giving the protein MGLLRLPSVIANTKQAMKLQSLFAGNNHHDHHHRRSRSNVPNGHVAVYIGDVQRRRFLVPVTFLNHPSFRELLRRAEEEFGFDQPPGALTIPCKEEAFIDLTSQLHSSRRSSRK; this is encoded by the coding sequence ATGGGTCTTCTTCGCTTGCCATCCGTTATTGCCAACACGAAACAAGCCATGAAGTTGCAGTCTCTTTTCGCTGGGAACAACCATcacgaccaccaccaccgtcgATCTCGCTCCAACGTGCCGAACGGGCACGTTGCCGTCTACATCGGGGATGTCCAGAGGAGGCGTTTCCTGGTCCCAGTGACGTTCCTGAACCACCCCTCGTTCCGGGAATTGCTCAGAAGGGCCGAGGAGGAGTTCGGGTTTGACCAACCTCCTGGCGCGCTCACCATTCCCTGTAAAGAGGAGGCCTTCATCGATCTCACTTCTCAGTTGCATTCTTCGCGGCGATCGTCAAGAAAATAG